Proteins from a genomic interval of Rhodothermus marinus:
- a CDS encoding peptidyl-prolyl cis-trans isomerase, whose product MKRLLLALALLSWLGCREKPPPPDVVARVGQAYLTREELARALQLLPVQMDSTEASQQVIEQWITNQLLYQEALRRGLRNDPEVQRLLEENERSVLISALLERLYQEEEAGEEGQPGPAEVQAYYERYKEQLRLREPYVRVRYLHTTREEDARTVHRTLREATAVSDSLWEALVDRYADNPEEARLLASRYFPESRLFTAAVLTPLREALQRLRDGDVAPIIEIDGHYHVLQLVERLPAGTLPELRWIYDEVAQQARIQARKQIYARLVQRLRNEARVRGELELYQQPQRP is encoded by the coding sequence ATGAAACGTCTGCTGCTTGCCCTGGCCCTGCTGAGCTGGCTCGGCTGTCGGGAAAAACCGCCCCCGCCCGACGTGGTGGCGCGGGTCGGTCAGGCCTACCTGACCCGCGAGGAACTGGCCCGCGCGCTGCAGCTCCTGCCCGTACAGATGGACTCGACCGAGGCCAGTCAGCAGGTGATCGAACAGTGGATCACCAACCAGCTCCTCTATCAGGAAGCGCTGCGCCGCGGCCTGCGGAACGATCCGGAAGTGCAGCGCCTGCTCGAAGAAAACGAGCGCTCCGTGTTGATCAGCGCGCTGCTTGAACGGTTGTATCAGGAAGAGGAAGCCGGCGAGGAGGGCCAGCCCGGTCCGGCCGAGGTCCAGGCCTACTACGAGCGCTACAAGGAGCAATTGCGCCTGCGCGAGCCCTACGTGCGCGTGCGCTACCTGCATACCACCCGCGAAGAAGACGCCCGGACGGTGCATCGGACACTCCGGGAAGCCACGGCCGTCTCGGACTCGCTCTGGGAAGCACTGGTCGATCGCTACGCGGACAACCCCGAGGAAGCACGCCTGCTGGCCAGCCGCTATTTCCCCGAATCCCGCCTCTTCACGGCCGCCGTGCTTACCCCCCTGCGGGAAGCGCTGCAACGCCTGCGGGATGGCGACGTGGCCCCGATCATCGAGATCGACGGCCACTACCACGTGCTCCAGCTTGTCGAACGCCTGCCGGCCGGCACCCTCCCCGAGTTGCGCTGGATCTACGACGAAGTGGCCCAGCAGGCACGCATTCAGGCCCGGAAACAGATCTATGCCCGTCTGGTTCAACGCCTGCGCAACGAAGCGCGCGTGCGTGGTGAACTGGAACTGTACCAGCAGCCGCAACGCCCCTGA
- a CDS encoding peptidylprolyl isomerase, with translation MRWLLTILLLLVPGLLRAQSPADDRVLDEIVAVVGNELILRSEVDAFLAGYLQQQRIPYSDELWLEALNQLIDQKVLAEHARRDTTIQISDDRVEQALQERLNQLMQQVGGQTRLEEIYGKTLTQLKAELREDFREQMLAETFRNRKLQQIRITPSEVRAWFEQFPTDSLPTLPDLVRLSHIVRYPRPSEKARQEAFEIASAIRDSIVSGRSTFEDMARRFSEDPGSAAAGGHIPDTRLADLVPEFAAVAARLPIGEISQPFETPFGVHILRVNRRQGDLIDFNHILIRIDESQADPSEAIAYLEAVRDSILQYNIPFGLMARRHSEEEATAAQGGRVVDPRTGERDLVLSALDPTWQRTIDTLEVGEISHPAEAVLLDGRRAYHIVRLDRFVPSHRVSLETDYARIEQLALQEKRQRVLRQWLNELRQSVVIRLAGKARELAERYPDKIVTSSLAQR, from the coding sequence ATGCGTTGGTTACTGACAATCCTTCTGCTGCTCGTGCCCGGTCTGCTGCGTGCCCAGTCGCCCGCCGACGACCGGGTGCTGGACGAAATCGTGGCCGTCGTGGGCAACGAGCTGATCCTTCGCTCTGAAGTGGACGCCTTCCTGGCCGGCTACCTGCAACAGCAGCGCATTCCCTACTCCGACGAACTCTGGCTCGAAGCGCTCAACCAGCTCATCGACCAGAAGGTGCTGGCCGAGCACGCCCGCCGCGACACAACGATTCAGATCTCGGACGATCGCGTCGAACAGGCCCTGCAGGAACGCCTCAACCAGCTCATGCAACAGGTGGGCGGCCAGACCCGCCTCGAAGAGATCTACGGCAAGACGCTCACCCAGCTCAAGGCCGAGCTGCGCGAGGACTTTCGGGAGCAGATGCTGGCCGAAACCTTCCGCAACCGCAAGCTCCAGCAGATCCGGATTACGCCTTCGGAAGTGCGGGCCTGGTTCGAACAGTTTCCCACCGACTCGCTTCCCACACTACCCGACCTGGTGCGGCTGAGCCACATCGTGCGCTATCCGCGCCCCTCGGAAAAGGCCCGCCAGGAAGCCTTCGAAATCGCCTCGGCCATCCGCGACTCGATCGTCAGCGGCCGCTCCACGTTCGAAGACATGGCCCGGCGTTTTTCAGAAGACCCCGGTTCGGCGGCGGCCGGCGGACACATCCCCGACACACGCCTGGCCGACCTTGTGCCGGAGTTTGCCGCCGTCGCGGCTCGCCTTCCCATCGGTGAAATTTCTCAGCCCTTCGAGACGCCCTTCGGCGTGCACATCCTCCGCGTGAATCGACGCCAGGGCGACCTGATCGACTTCAACCACATCCTGATCCGGATCGACGAAAGCCAGGCCGATCCGTCCGAGGCCATCGCCTATCTGGAGGCCGTGCGCGACTCTATCCTGCAGTACAACATTCCCTTCGGGCTCATGGCCCGCCGTCATTCTGAAGAAGAAGCCACGGCGGCCCAGGGCGGCCGTGTGGTGGATCCCCGTACGGGTGAACGCGACCTGGTGCTCAGCGCACTGGATCCCACCTGGCAACGCACCATCGACACACTGGAAGTCGGCGAAATCAGCCACCCGGCCGAGGCGGTCTTGCTCGACGGTCGCCGCGCCTACCACATCGTGCGGCTCGACCGCTTTGTGCCCAGCCACCGCGTCAGTCTCGAAACCGACTACGCCCGCATCGAACAGCTGGCGCTTCAGGAAAAGCGTCAGCGTGTGCTGCGTCAGTGGCTGAACGAGTTGCGTCAGTCGGTGGTCATTCGCCTGGCCGGTAAGGCCCGCGAGCTGGCCGAACGCTATCCGGACAAGATCGTTACTTCGTCGCTGGCCCAACGTTGA